Proteins encoded within one genomic window of Chelatococcus sp. HY11:
- the hpaH gene encoding 2-oxo-hept-4-ene-1,7-dioate hydratase: MLSESDITTAAADLVNAEREQRQIALLSLRHPHMDMADAYRIQEAFVAAKRAEGDRHVGWKIGLTSRAMQQALAIDTPDSGYLLASMRFDDGATVPSGRFIQPRVEAELAFVMKRDPGVGASVHEVMDATDYVVPVLEILDTRIARRDAATGTLRNVCDTIADNAANAGFVLGGRPMRPRDLDLRWAGAIVSRNAVVEETGVGAGVLNHPAKGIAWLADRLAANGHRLEPGQIVLSGSFVRPIECPPGSTINADYGPLGTIACHFA, translated from the coding sequence ATGCTGAGCGAGAGCGACATCACCACGGCGGCGGCGGATCTGGTGAACGCCGAGCGAGAGCAGCGCCAGATCGCCCTGCTGAGCTTGCGCCATCCCCATATGGACATGGCCGATGCCTACCGCATTCAGGAAGCCTTCGTCGCCGCCAAGCGCGCGGAGGGGGATCGCCACGTTGGCTGGAAAATCGGCCTCACCTCCCGCGCGATGCAGCAGGCCCTCGCCATCGATACGCCGGATTCAGGCTACCTGCTGGCCAGCATGCGGTTTGACGATGGTGCCACAGTCCCTTCCGGGCGCTTTATTCAGCCGCGCGTGGAGGCCGAGCTCGCCTTCGTGATGAAGCGTGATCCCGGCGTGGGCGCGAGTGTGCATGAGGTTATGGACGCGACCGACTATGTGGTGCCGGTGCTTGAGATCCTCGACACACGCATCGCGCGGCGCGACGCCGCAACCGGCACGCTTCGCAACGTCTGCGACACGATCGCCGACAACGCGGCCAATGCCGGTTTCGTTCTCGGCGGTCGGCCCATGCGCCCGCGGGATCTCGATCTGCGCTGGGCAGGAGCGATCGTCTCGCGAAACGCCGTGGTGGAGGAAACGGGTGTCGGTGCCGGTGTGCTCAATCACCCCGCCAAGGGCATCGCCTGGCTCGCCGACCGGCTGGCCGCCAACGGCCACAGGCTCGAGCCCGGACAGATCGTACTGAGCGGCTCGTTCGTCCGTCCAATCGAGTGTCCGCCCGGCTCGACGATCAATGCCGATTACGGCCCGCTTGGCACCATCGCCTGC
- a CDS encoding fumarylacetoacetate hydrolase family protein, with product MKLLSFAVGSHESFGLEHERGIADLGARTSFSSMRALIAAPDGLQAARRVAAEAPADFAPNEIRYRIPVPDADKIICIGVNYPDRNAEYKDGSDAPKYPSMFLRTRGSFTGHGEPLMLPPESPQFDYEGEIVVVIGKAGRRIARENALSHIFGVSICNEGSVRDWMRHAKFNVTQGKNFEKSGSIGPWIVPVGEAGELKELRVSSWVNDELRQDDVAGRMLFPLDYLISYISAFTALLPGDIIVTGTPTGSGARFDPPRYLVDGDAVRVSVSGIGTLENRVQREAI from the coding sequence ATGAAACTTCTCAGCTTTGCTGTCGGCAGCCACGAAAGCTTCGGCCTGGAACACGAGCGCGGAATCGCAGACCTCGGCGCGCGGACCAGCTTTTCCTCCATGCGCGCGCTCATTGCGGCCCCGGATGGGCTCCAGGCGGCCCGGCGTGTAGCCGCCGAAGCTCCCGCCGATTTCGCGCCAAACGAAATCCGTTATCGGATCCCCGTCCCCGACGCCGACAAGATCATCTGCATCGGCGTGAACTATCCGGACCGCAACGCCGAGTATAAGGACGGATCGGACGCCCCGAAATATCCGAGCATGTTCCTGCGCACCCGCGGATCCTTCACCGGCCATGGTGAGCCCTTGATGTTGCCGCCGGAATCACCGCAGTTCGACTACGAGGGCGAGATCGTTGTCGTCATCGGCAAGGCCGGCCGCCGCATAGCGCGCGAGAACGCGCTCTCGCATATCTTCGGCGTCAGCATCTGCAACGAGGGTAGTGTCCGCGACTGGATGCGCCATGCGAAGTTCAACGTGACCCAGGGTAAGAATTTCGAAAAGTCGGGCAGCATCGGCCCCTGGATCGTCCCCGTTGGCGAGGCCGGTGAGCTCAAGGAATTGCGCGTCTCCTCGTGGGTGAACGACGAGCTTCGTCAGGATGATGTGGCGGGTCGCATGCTCTTCCCGCTCGACTATCTCATCAGCTATATCTCCGCCTTCACTGCACTCCTGCCCGGCGACATCATCGTCACAGGCACGCCGACAGGCTCTGGTGCGCGCTTCGACCCACCTCGTTACCTTGTCGACGGCGATGCCGTTCGGGTGAGCGTCTCGGGAATCGGGACCCTCGAGAACCGGGTGCAGCGTGAGGCCATTTAA
- a CDS encoding tripartite tricarboxylate transporter permease, protein MLDGLILGFQVALSLDNLLYCLIGVTLGTFIGMLPGVGPLVTIAMLLPMTYGLSPIASMIMLAGIYYGASYGGSSTAILVNLPGESSSVVTCIDGYQMARKGRAGAALAIAAIGSFVAGCIGTFGIALFAPMLGRAALAFGPAEYASLIVMALVATSVLVQGALVKGLLMALLGILIGLVGMDVNSGAMRFTFGLPSLMEGIDFVVVAVGTFAFAEIIRELRPTKDEPPHQVVAVDSLMPTAEELRQSVKPILRGTGVGMICGVLPGIGATVSSFASYILEKRCAKDPSRFGQGAIEGVAGPESANNAASQTTFIPTLTLGVPGSATMALMLGALMIHGITPGPNIITERPSLFWGLVASMWIGNLMLVILNLPLIRLWIVLLKVPYSWLFPMILILSCLGIYTLSNEPMDVLLGAGFGIFGYVVLQLGFSLAPFILGLVLGPMLEENLRRALLISHGDPRIFIESPISAGFLLASAVMLALLVLPAVRRSKPHLEQEA, encoded by the coding sequence ATGCTCGACGGTCTGATACTCGGCTTCCAAGTCGCCCTGTCGCTGGACAACCTGCTCTACTGCCTCATCGGTGTCACGCTCGGCACCTTCATCGGCATGCTTCCAGGCGTCGGCCCGTTGGTGACGATCGCCATGCTGCTACCGATGACCTATGGGTTGTCGCCGATCGCCTCCATGATCATGCTGGCCGGCATCTACTATGGCGCCTCCTACGGCGGCTCATCCACGGCAATCCTGGTGAATTTGCCGGGCGAATCCTCGTCCGTCGTCACCTGTATCGACGGCTACCAGATGGCGCGCAAAGGCCGCGCGGGCGCGGCACTCGCCATCGCCGCCATCGGCTCCTTCGTCGCCGGCTGCATCGGCACATTCGGCATCGCCCTCTTCGCCCCGATGCTCGGCAGGGCCGCGCTTGCCTTCGGCCCGGCGGAATATGCCTCGCTTATCGTGATGGCCCTGGTGGCGACATCCGTGCTGGTGCAGGGCGCGCTGGTGAAGGGTCTGCTGATGGCCCTGCTCGGTATTCTCATCGGCCTGGTCGGCATGGATGTGAATTCCGGCGCGATGCGATTCACGTTCGGCTTGCCATCCCTAATGGAAGGGATCGACTTCGTCGTCGTGGCAGTCGGCACCTTCGCCTTCGCGGAAATCATCCGGGAACTGCGCCCGACCAAGGACGAGCCTCCCCATCAGGTCGTTGCCGTGGACTCGCTGATGCCGACGGCCGAGGAACTGCGCCAATCCGTGAAGCCAATTCTGCGCGGTACGGGCGTCGGCATGATCTGCGGCGTTCTTCCAGGGATTGGCGCTACCGTCAGCTCCTTCGCCTCCTACATCCTGGAAAAGCGCTGCGCCAAGGATCCGAGCCGCTTTGGCCAAGGCGCCATCGAGGGTGTCGCCGGTCCTGAATCGGCGAATAACGCCGCCTCCCAGACGACCTTCATACCGACGCTGACCCTCGGCGTTCCCGGAAGTGCCACCATGGCGCTGATGCTTGGCGCGCTGATGATCCACGGCATCACGCCCGGCCCCAATATCATCACCGAACGGCCCTCGCTGTTCTGGGGCCTGGTCGCCAGCATGTGGATCGGCAATCTGATGCTGGTGATCCTCAATCTGCCGCTGATCCGGCTCTGGATCGTGCTGCTGAAGGTCCCCTATTCCTGGCTGTTTCCGATGATTCTCATCCTGTCGTGCCTCGGCATCTACACGCTGTCGAACGAACCGATGGATGTGCTGCTCGGCGCCGGCTTTGGAATCTTCGGCTATGTCGTTCTGCAGCTCGGCTTCTCGCTGGCGCCCTTCATCCTCGGTCTCGTACTTGGACCGATGCTGGAAGAAAACCTGCGCCGCGCGCTGCTGATTTCCCACGGTGACCCCCGGATTTTCATCGAGAGCCCAATTAGCGCGGGGTTCCTGCTCGCCTCGGCGGTGATGCTCGCGCTCCTGGTGCTTCCAGCGGTGCGTCGCTCCAAGCCGCATCTTGAGCAGGAAGCCTGA
- a CDS encoding tripartite tricarboxylate transporter TctB family protein, with protein sequence MPITKDGIGGVLFIAIGLTALMLARHYPAGSALSMGPGFVPVIVSSLLLGLGVLLFCRGILHRNEEQERVTIAWRPLLLVTAAIVGFALLIQFGLIVAVTYLVIAAWVADPNRSIRALPALIVVGIGMTMLIFKVGLQLPISL encoded by the coding sequence ATGCCGATTACCAAGGACGGCATTGGCGGCGTTTTGTTCATCGCCATTGGTCTGACGGCACTCATGCTGGCGCGTCACTATCCGGCGGGCTCGGCGCTCAGCATGGGGCCGGGCTTCGTGCCGGTCATCGTTTCCTCGCTTCTGCTGGGTTTGGGCGTCCTGCTGTTCTGTCGGGGCATTCTGCACCGGAATGAGGAGCAGGAGCGCGTGACGATCGCATGGCGTCCACTCCTCCTCGTCACGGCGGCCATTGTCGGCTTCGCCCTCCTCATCCAGTTCGGACTTATCGTGGCTGTCACTTATCTCGTGATCGCCGCATGGGTCGCCGACCCGAACAGGTCGATCCGTGCCCTGCCCGCCCTCATCGTGGTCGGGATCGGCATGACCATGCTGATCTTCAAGGTCGGTCTCCAGCTCCCAATCTCTCTGTGA
- a CDS encoding 5-carboxymethyl-2-hydroxymuconate isomerase — translation MPHAWIEVSANIADEPEIRQLKELVYEAALETGIFPLGGVRVRFQVINDYLVGDRHPDNAFVHIVLRIGAGRDLDTRKRAADAVFERVCALLKPLNARAPLAVAFEVQEMSEELNYKFNNLHEHIKKRSAA, via the coding sequence GTGCCTCACGCGTGGATCGAAGTTTCGGCCAACATCGCCGATGAGCCGGAAATCCGGCAGCTCAAGGAATTAGTTTACGAAGCAGCGCTGGAAACCGGGATTTTTCCGCTTGGTGGCGTGCGCGTGCGCTTTCAGGTGATCAACGACTATCTCGTCGGGGATCGTCACCCGGACAATGCCTTTGTGCATATCGTTCTGCGGATCGGCGCCGGCCGTGATCTCGACACACGAAAGCGCGCGGCTGATGCCGTGTTCGAGAGGGTCTGCGCTCTGCTGAAGCCTCTGAATGCGCGCGCGCCGCTTGCCGTGGCCTTCGAGGTCCAGGAGATGAGCGAGGAGCTCAACTACAAGTTCAACAATCTGCACGAGCACATCAAGAAGCGGTCGGCGGCCTGA
- a CDS encoding tripartite tricarboxylate transporter substrate binding protein, with amino-acid sequence MKLFVKAAQFAALGISLSLGAVGTTSADTFPKGPVRFIVPFNAGGGTDVVARVVAEEMSKNLGQPVLVDNRPGAQGIAGTKIGAMSTPDGQTITFVLQATLALNPNLYKATNYDPVKDFAPISQLSAAPYLIVVNPNLGVKDIKSLVAKAKEAPGKINYASGAAAAHLASLLFQKTVGAKMTHIPYSGSGQALTDLLAGRVGVMLSSPVSVLSHIKSGALVPLAVTGAERIPSLPDVPTVAELGYPDFDVSGWYGVAAPAGTDPAVVARLNEAVAKALAQDSVRESLMKAGVEAKGSTPQEFKALIDTEIKRWTALIKEEGIPAE; translated from the coding sequence ATGAAGCTATTCGTCAAGGCGGCGCAGTTTGCCGCCCTCGGCATCTCTCTCAGCCTTGGTGCGGTGGGAACGACAAGCGCCGACACCTTCCCGAAGGGGCCCGTGCGTTTCATCGTGCCGTTCAACGCGGGCGGCGGCACCGACGTCGTCGCGCGCGTCGTCGCCGAGGAAATGTCGAAGAACCTCGGCCAGCCGGTCCTCGTCGACAACCGGCCTGGGGCGCAAGGCATCGCCGGCACCAAGATTGGCGCGATGTCGACGCCGGACGGCCAGACTATAACCTTCGTGCTGCAGGCGACACTCGCACTCAATCCGAATCTCTACAAGGCCACGAACTACGATCCCGTGAAGGATTTCGCGCCGATCTCGCAACTGTCGGCGGCGCCCTATCTGATCGTGGTCAATCCCAATCTCGGCGTGAAGGATATCAAGTCGCTGGTCGCCAAGGCGAAGGAAGCTCCCGGCAAGATCAACTACGCCAGCGGCGCGGCCGCCGCCCATCTCGCCTCCCTGCTGTTCCAGAAGACAGTGGGTGCAAAGATGACGCATATTCCCTACTCGGGATCCGGACAGGCCCTGACAGACCTGCTGGCAGGTCGCGTCGGGGTGATGCTATCGAGCCCCGTCTCCGTTCTCTCGCACATCAAGTCGGGCGCCCTCGTGCCACTTGCCGTGACGGGCGCCGAGCGTATCCCTTCCCTGCCCGACGTGCCGACCGTCGCCGAACTCGGTTACCCCGACTTCGATGTCTCCGGCTGGTACGGCGTCGCGGCTCCCGCCGGCACCGATCCGGCGGTGGTCGCCCGGCTGAACGAGGCCGTCGCCAAGGCACTTGCGCAGGATAGCGTACGCGAGAGCCTGATGAAGGCCGGTGTCGAGGCCAAGGGCTCGACACCCCAAGAGTTCAAGGCGCTCATTGACACAGAGATCAAGCGCTGGACCGCGCTGATCAAGGAAGAAGGCATCCCCGCCGAATAA
- the prpB gene encoding methylisocitrate lyase → MLMHTPVNTSAGARFRQALVEEQPLQIVGAINAYTAMMAKRVGYKAIYLAGAGVANASYGLPDLGITTINDVLADLRKVSDASDLPVLVDVDTGFGGAYSIARLVRGLIKDGAGAMHMEDQVALKRCGHRPGKAIVSKDEMLDRVKAAVDARYDENFVIVARTDALAIEGLDGAIERACAYIEAGADMIFAEAFTDLDQYRQLAKALNKPYSVLANITEFSKTPNFTTQELRDASVSAALYPLSAARAMNAAALNVYETIRHAGTQKGVLDRMQTREQLYDYLDYHAYERKIDELFAAKQG, encoded by the coding sequence ATGCTGATGCATACCCCGGTCAATACTTCTGCGGGTGCCCGCTTCCGCCAGGCGCTCGTCGAGGAGCAGCCGCTTCAGATCGTCGGCGCGATCAATGCCTACACCGCTATGATGGCCAAGCGCGTGGGGTACAAGGCAATCTACCTCGCGGGTGCAGGCGTCGCCAACGCCAGCTACGGTCTGCCCGATCTCGGCATTACGACCATCAACGATGTCCTCGCCGATCTGCGTAAGGTGTCGGATGCGAGCGACCTGCCTGTGCTCGTCGATGTCGACACAGGCTTCGGCGGCGCCTACTCGATCGCCCGTCTCGTGCGCGGCCTGATCAAGGATGGTGCGGGTGCGATGCATATGGAAGATCAGGTCGCGCTGAAGCGCTGCGGTCATCGTCCGGGCAAGGCAATCGTCTCCAAGGATGAGATGCTCGACCGCGTCAAGGCCGCCGTCGATGCGCGCTATGATGAGAACTTCGTCATCGTCGCCCGCACCGATGCACTGGCGATCGAAGGGCTCGATGGCGCCATCGAGCGCGCATGCGCCTACATCGAGGCTGGCGCGGACATGATCTTCGCCGAGGCCTTCACGGATCTCGATCAGTACAGGCAACTCGCCAAGGCACTGAACAAGCCCTATTCCGTGCTCGCCAATATCACCGAATTTTCGAAGACGCCCAATTTCACCACCCAGGAATTGCGCGACGCCAGCGTGTCCGCGGCGCTCTACCCGCTGTCGGCAGCGCGGGCGATGAACGCTGCCGCGCTCAACGTCTATGAAACCATCCGTCATGCGGGTACGCAGAAGGGCGTTCTCGATCGGATGCAGACGCGCGAGCAGCTCTACGACTACCTCGATTATCATGCCTACGAGCGCAAGATCGACGAACTCTTCGCAGCCAAGCAAGGCTAA
- a CDS encoding helix-turn-helix domain-containing protein: MEQGAQSIYRAVAILKELANRNSLGSGMTELSEATGLTGPTVHRMLRALVDVGFAHQRSSDRRYVLGPLLQQLCMQLGPPPDLETVARAATERLAELTGDTAFFLRRTGAEMLCVSRTSGSFPVKTLLTEVGTRRLLGLGAGGLAVLARLPKDEAMTLLVRNKAAYREAGRPVEILLAEMEETAASGHAIRRLSDLGATTVATALCDGSGRPFAALSMSAISQRMDGSHLQDAIRHLDKMRDELQESLVFATRSAPEGINRVD; encoded by the coding sequence ATGGAGCAGGGGGCTCAATCCATCTACCGGGCCGTAGCTATCCTTAAAGAGCTTGCGAACCGGAATAGTCTTGGGAGTGGGATGACCGAGCTGTCAGAAGCGACAGGACTAACCGGGCCGACAGTTCATCGCATGTTGCGGGCGCTCGTCGATGTTGGGTTCGCCCATCAGCGCTCATCGGATCGGCGTTATGTGTTGGGGCCGCTCCTGCAGCAGCTCTGCATGCAGCTAGGACCGCCGCCGGATCTGGAGACCGTCGCGCGGGCCGCGACTGAGCGTCTTGCAGAACTCACCGGTGATACGGCGTTCTTCCTGCGCCGTACCGGAGCGGAAATGCTGTGTGTCAGCCGGACTTCAGGCTCCTTTCCGGTCAAGACCCTCCTCACGGAGGTCGGTACGCGCCGGCTGCTCGGTCTCGGTGCCGGCGGCCTCGCCGTGCTTGCCCGCCTGCCGAAGGACGAGGCCATGACACTTCTCGTCCGCAACAAGGCTGCCTATCGCGAGGCCGGGCGCCCGGTCGAAATCCTGTTGGCGGAGATGGAAGAGACCGCTGCCTCAGGACATGCGATCAGGCGCCTCTCCGATCTGGGCGCCACCACGGTAGCCACCGCCCTGTGCGACGGAAGCGGCAGGCCTTTTGCCGCACTCAGCATGAGTGCCATTTCCCAGCGTATGGACGGCTCGCATCTGCAGGATGCCATCAGGCATCTGGATAAGATGCGCGACGAACTCCAGGAAAGCCTGGTTTTTGCAACGCGGTCGGCGCCCGAGGGAATCAATCGCGTCGACTAG
- a CDS encoding response regulator transcription factor, which translates to MTHSHDSRRIALVVDDSPETLRLLTDALDAAGFTVMVALDGESALKIAVHITPDVVLLDAVMPGMSGFEACRRLKQEPLLAHVPVIFMTGLTETAHILEGLAAGGVDYVTKPIVIDEMLARIRVHSTNARLTESAQAALDTSGRTLLAVDLSGDVLWLTPVARKRLGPTLVEGKARPSALPASLTRWLRDAVAIAESERQRELVTPLPGDPSSTLTFIGRMGEDEYLLRLGSGQVDDAPGRLRQSFDLTQREGEVLWWIAAGKSNRDIAAILSLSPRTVDKHLEQVYLKLRVENRTAAATLALRSLGQL; encoded by the coding sequence ATGACGCATAGCCACGACAGCCGCCGCATCGCCCTGGTGGTCGACGATTCGCCCGAGACCCTGCGTTTGCTGACGGACGCGCTCGACGCGGCCGGCTTCACCGTCATGGTGGCGCTCGACGGCGAATCCGCTCTGAAGATCGCGGTGCACATCACCCCGGATGTGGTTCTGCTCGACGCGGTCATGCCCGGGATGAGCGGCTTCGAGGCGTGCCGACGCCTGAAGCAGGAGCCCCTGCTCGCCCATGTCCCGGTCATCTTCATGACGGGATTGACCGAAACCGCCCATATTCTCGAGGGATTGGCGGCAGGTGGCGTCGACTATGTCACCAAGCCCATCGTCATCGACGAGATGCTGGCGCGCATCCGCGTCCATTCCACCAATGCGCGCCTCACGGAAAGCGCGCAGGCCGCCCTCGACACATCCGGCCGGACGCTGCTCGCCGTCGATCTCTCCGGTGATGTGCTCTGGCTCACGCCCGTGGCGCGCAAACGGCTCGGCCCGACCCTCGTCGAGGGAAAGGCGCGACCATCGGCCCTGCCCGCCAGCCTGACGCGCTGGCTCCGGGACGCTGTTGCGATCGCCGAAAGCGAGCGCCAGCGGGAACTCGTCACGCCCCTGCCTGGCGATCCAAGCTCCACGCTGACATTCATCGGCCGCATGGGCGAGGACGAGTATCTGCTGCGGCTCGGCTCCGGGCAGGTTGATGACGCCCCCGGACGACTGCGGCAGAGCTTCGACCTGACCCAGCGCGAGGGCGAGGTGCTGTGGTGGATCGCCGCCGGCAAGTCCAATCGCGACATAGCCGCGATCCTGTCACTCAGCCCCCGGACAGTCGACAAGCATCTGGAGCAGGTCTACCTGAAGCTGCGCGTCGAGAATCGAACGGCAGCCGCGACGCTCGCGTTGCGATCGCTTGGGCAGTTGTAG